The following DNA comes from Rhipicephalus microplus isolate Deutch F79 chromosome 6, USDA_Rmic, whole genome shotgun sequence.
TGCGGATGGTTGGAGAAAGCTAGTTGTGAAAGAGTGATTCTCGTTtatggggccaaattgtatttgcctttgtgtgcttttctcacacggcaatttgttccatctttagtaagcatctccacagccatgattgttgtaactttggcggcacaaaattgtttcaaaattttagcgtacaggtttctcttttgtttgtgttttgagaagcctggagggttgtaagcgggtccaatgtgcttgactgcggcatggtattgtgttgtgttgttcgccttgctgttgtcggtAATTGTGAGCTGGattgggagttggtttcgagtacgcagctggagagagaaaagccaggccatcgtcctcgtcaccaccctttctcttcgtgcccagcggttgggagcgctggccagccgagattttccgggcggcggaggagctgttaggtttggcctggggattcatctctcaatcccttcggcgcccagtcttaccgacgctgtcaagtatttgagtgattattccagaccaggcggcgggcagaggcgagttcacgtccttcaaaagcggaccttttgtcgtcgcttcaagcagaagcggtgactaatggactcggcgactcatcgggcgacggcaaagctgtcgtggccggcgccggagctgacagaggagcggtgctcccttttgatccccaatcaccaagccgaccggccgactgcctatgctcgtcaggcactgtacgtgctagccggaggaccaagacgtcgtgtcgccaagacgccattagccgttcgagagaggccaacaaagacggcgtctttctgaaagagaccgcgacggacagcgcacgcagatcgccccgctaattgggcgagctgtgcagtgggccctttgaagtatgcggccaggatcgtgggaacgctCGTCTAACGGCACACCCACGACGAGGaccagccctgctggcgccaccaccgtgcagcgttcacgtggaccttgtatgctcgcctccctcacttgtgtgtgcgtgattggtgttcggctctgagaggaggagcccgacagggcataaaacgacgcggagaGTGCTGGACATTGCGCTCTCTGAACCGGGCTCTGAACGATGTagtgttcaaccaccacgctcgtggtttgtgaaaccactatcctgttcctttctgtaaatatgtgtaaataatgtcacaaaacctctgttatgtttctcgtatcctcttgtcagcgttcagttcctccacccggttacatcAGGGACCTCACCCTCCAGCGTCCTTCGTCCCACATCTAACACAGCGTACACGACGCACGTGTGCTGAGAGAGAGCCCCTTCTACGGCACTGCAGAATCTAAGTGAGCCGGCGATTATTTACTAGGAGACGCAGCGTACCCGCTCCTTCCATGGCTAATGCCTCCATACAAGAACAACAGGGCCACGTTTGAGCGCTACAAGCGAAAGTTTAATAAGAGGCTCAGCCAGCAACGCGTAGCTATAGAACATGCCTTTGGCATTTTGAAGCAGCGCTTCAGGCGGTTATATCTTGTGGATGCAGACACCATTGATCAGTGTTGCCTCATTGTCACAGCAGCACGTGTGCTACACAATTTATGTAGCAGAAGTCGCGACACATTGAGCAACTTCGAGGATTTACCGAGGGAAGACGACATTGAAAATGACAACGATGGAGCCATCACAAGCACTGCAGCTGTTAGAGAGATGTGTAAACGCCGACGCAAGAACATTGCCGAAACGCAGTGCTGAGACTTCAGGTTCAGTGTTTTACATGCTTGTGTGAACTACTTTGCAAGAACATTGCCGACACACAGTGCTGAGACTTTTAAATGTTTTGCATACTTGTGTGAACTGCTTTTGCCGACACGCAGTGCTGAGACCAGATTAAGTGTTTTACATGCTTTTGTGAACTACTTTGCAAGAACATTGCCGACACAAAGTGCTGAGGAGACTTTTAAATGTTTTGCATACTTGTGTGAACTGCTTTTTCCGACACACAGTGCTGAGACCAGATTAAGTGTTTTACATGCTTGGAATTACTTTGCAAGAACATTGCTGACACACAATGCTGAGGAGACTTTTAAATGTTTTGCATACTTGTGTGAACTGCTACGCAAGAACATTGCCGTCAAGACTTGAAATCGTGTGTTTCACACGCTTTGCTCCTCCGATTTTCACCTTCCTATGTGATTTGTACCAATGCAATAAAACGAGACTTCATGAGAACAAgaagtttatttttttgcttCATACGCTCTCACAAAACGTTCCAGCAGGGCCATTTTTTCTGTATGTCGAGCAGCCCTGTTTTTTTTCAATCTCTTCAAGCGTTCTCAGCAGCTGCACCAAAGGCGGATCTTTCGCCTTACGCTTCTGCACTTCTGCTGTTTCCTCAGCACTAGACTCCTGGCTGGCTGGGGCTGCAGCTTGCACTCGAGCCTCTGGTTCTCTGTGAAAAAATATATTGTATAGTAGTGGTGCTTTTACCTCTCTTTGATGACCAAACTTACGTTTCCTTGTCCTCTCGGACCATTTTGCACCCCTGTGTATAAGTCACGATTGGGCTGACATGGTGTTGCTTATCCATGATGTCTGCCATCTCTCTGAAAATTGAATGCAATTGGCATCAAAGCATTAGTATGTACATGGCAATGTGCCTTCCGTCACCACTTCCACTCGTACTATAAAGAAATTTAGGAGAAGATAGAGGCTTGCAATGATGTGATCTGTTGAACAGGAAATGTCGCTTGAGCCAAAGTTATCACAAGAGGAAAGACAAGCCCTCTTAAACTTTAGCTTCAGCATCATTCTCTTTCAATTATCTTTCATGTTAAGGCAGGAGAAAGACAATGGGAAATCAGCCAGTTCGGTTTATTATTGCATCCATAACCGGCAAATAGTGCAACAGAGGATCTCTGGGCTGATGTGTGCAAACAAAGCAGTGCTACTAGTGCATAATGGAATACAAACAAATTATGGCCGGACCACACGACTTGTAGGAACCATAAGTGCACCCTACAGTGGTGCAATCGCCTGTCTACAGTTCCCATAACAAGGATGACAAAAATAGCTGAAGCTCCAGACTTGCTAGAGACTCAGACTTTCCTAATGCTTTAGCGTAATGTGACTTTGGGCGACTGGTTGCATGTAGTGcaaagaaatgagagaaagagatGCATGATTGCTAACTAAACTTATTTTGCACAAGCCCTGTcactttaaaaacaaaaaattggggttttcaaaaacatttttgaAACTCCTAACAGCTTTTTTGTAGCATGTAGGTTGTTTTGCATGATAACTTTTTTGGGGGCACATTGGGGTTTACTGTAGGGCATATTtgttctgcagaaaaaaaaaaattcagtaagGGAGAAGGCTGCTTCAATGAGCTGGTTCGAGTGAAAAGAAAAACCACTTAAGTGCGTGCCACTgtgcaagttttttgttttttttttttctacgcatgAAATAGAAGTTGGTTATGGACAGAATTACGCACTCAGAAAGAAGATATAATAAGCACTGAAAACTTACTCTTCAAACCTACACTCCACAGTTCCGCTGCCGGACTTCCGATTGTTTTCTCGGGCTCTTTTATAGGCTCTTTCAAGTGATTTCCACTTATTCGTCACTTggagcacactcagcgagcactCGAATTCCTCATTCAGGGCATCCGTCATGTATAGGAACAACTGCTTTTTGTTcctgtgagcaaaaaaaaaaaagttaacagaGTAGTGCACACGTGCTTATCACCAACGTGCTCATCACTGCCTCACCTCAGTCCTCCCTTCTTTCCGATGTTTCTGAAATTCTCCttatatttttcaatcaaaaATCTGGTCCTCCGACTGCTCCATAGAGCTTCTTCCGAGTCGTCGCGACGCGCACGACCCGGAGAAggcgcagcagctgcagcagcggaCGCCTGCGTCGTCGGCTCAGCATTGTTTGGCGGTGTTGGCTGCGTTGTAGGCATAGCCGGCATGGCATGCTCGTTTGTCGGGTCAGCATTGGCAAGACGACCCGACGCACAAACTACCCGCACTTGTCTCCCATCTGAAAAAGGCAAaacaacaaccacaaaaaaaacaaagggtAATGAAGAAATGTCCCCGTCGGGCCAGTGAGCGGACAAATGGTCCAGCATGCTTTTCCAAAATTACCTGTGGTAGTGTAGAGTTCGGCGTCGCCGTCAAAGACGATAACTCCAAACTCGTCCACGATGGGAAAAATTTCGGTCTGGACACCGTCGATGTCCGCGACCACCGGCATATTTGTCGTCTGCTGGTCGCGTTGTCGTCTGCTGTCTGCCAAGCATGCGCGGGTAGCAGGTTGTGTGGCTGCACCCAAAATGCTGCACCCTCGCGATGGGAGGTTCAAGGGTTCGCGGCACCGCGGCAGCACCTTACCTGCACCCGCCACAATCGAGGACGTTGGTGCAGGGGGCGCCGCTGCACCTTCGGGAATCGAGGACCTAGGTGCAGCGCaccgtgaaaaagtgcagaaggtGCAGAGAACCTAGGCTGAATCGAATAGACCTTTTGTCTTCGGTACATACTCGGTTCTTTCTTAATTCTGCCCACTATGCAAACGCATCGCATTTGATTCGCCTGCTGCTTCAagttaaagaggccctgaaacacttttcaagcatgctttaagtaaccatggaatgggtTCACTACAAGAACTTTTTGCCTCGCGAATTCAACGCAGCAAAAATGTGAACGATTGATCCAAAACGTGAGCGGAGTAAAATTTGACGTACGCTGCaaacgcattctctcttctctcgtctcaacgaaagcgctggaagctaatcatgagatggcaggggcaaaaaaaaaaaaaaaaacgccactttCCTTTTTTACAAGCTGTTTTGAGAACACTttttgggtcacgcgcagttgcatgtttgTCCATAGCCGCCGCTGTCCGTAACCACATACCGCGAAATTAGAATAAAAAACTTTGCACCGATGACACAGGGGCTTTAACCAGGGTCCGCTGGGTACCAGCTAAATATTCTACCACttagttacgccggtgcttgtatcTTGTGatacttgccttaggcaggcatgacctagcaccaactGCACAGGGCGGCTCGAACCGAGGTCCGCTgggcgccagcccagtattctaccactgagctacaccggtacCTATGTGTTGCTCTAaaagttgccttaggcaggcctgatgtcgggaaagcaatcgcaatAATACGACTtctaaagcgttttacaacagcgaaagaacaaccagtcgtcgcacaatgcgaatagcgtaagaAGTGGGCGGTCCAATGCTTTAACCTActacaaaatcttgttcttgtttcaCTATTAACTGTAGCGCATAACCATTTCagtcataattcctcatcgtcatcagccactgcatggacaattggctcaagattcctagcaagtgttgagcggatgcca
Coding sequences within:
- the LOC142765304 gene encoding uncharacterized protein LOC142765304, which codes for MPVVADIDGVQTEIFPIVDEFGVIVFDGDAELYTTTDGRQVRVVCASGRLANADPTNEHAMPAMPTTQPTPPNNAEPTTQASAAAAAAPSPGRARRDDSEEALWSSRRTRFLIEKYKENFRNIGKKGGLRNKKQLFLYMTDALNEEFECSLSVLQVTNKWKSLERAYKRARENNRKSGSGTVECRFEEEMADIMDKQHHVSPIVTYTQGCKMVREDKETEPEARVQAAAPASQESSAEETAEVQKRKAKDPPLVQLLRTLEEIEKKQGCSTYRKNGPAGTFCESV